One genomic segment of Periplaneta americana isolate PAMFEO1 unplaced genomic scaffold, P.americana_PAMFEO1_priV1 scaffold_75, whole genome shotgun sequence includes these proteins:
- the LOC138694169 gene encoding uncharacterized protein, translated as MLGCKDMAYPRVNAFAFWLLPISIVMLICGNLDAGWTLYPPLSYGGIYADYGILALHLAGLSSIAGGINVLSTCILYRNTQIHKIPLLVWSIAITAFLLVLTLPVLAGGLTMMISDRRFNTSFFDPVGGGDPILWQHLFWFFGHPEVYILILPAFGSISMILSKLCQKPIFGVVGMVYAMLSIAFLGCLVWSHHMFTVGMDIDSRAYFSAATMLIAIPTGIKVFSWIATILGGISSRISSYVLSTIFIGLFTMGGVTGIVLSQAPLDTYFHDTYYVVGHFHYVLSLGAVYALLSAIIYWHGKFTGRMLNEFQNTVFVITFTIGVNLIFLPMHFWGIAGVPRRIPEITTNEWSSIAACGSVHPFHPEVPSGF; from the coding sequence ATGCTAGGCTGTAAAGATATGGCATATCCTCGTGTAAATGCTTTCGCATTCTGGTTATTACCCATATCCATAGTGATGCTGATATGTGGAAATCTTGATGCGGGTTGGACTTTGTACCCTCCTTTGTCCTACGGTGGAATCTATGCTGACTATGGTATACTAGCTTTACACCTAGCTGGATTATCCTCTATAGCAGGGGGTATTAATGTCTTGTCTACCTGTATTCTATATCGAAATACCCAAATCCATAAAATCCCTTTACTAGTTTGGAGCATTGCAATCACTGCTTTTCTTCTTGTGCTTACTCTTCCGGTACTTGCAGGGGGTTTAACTATGATGATTAGTGATCGCAGATTTAACACTTCTTTCTTTGATCCTGTTGGAGGGGGAGATCCTATATTATGGCAACATCTCTTTTGGTTCTTTGGTCATCCAGAAGTTTATATACTAATATTGCCGGCTTTTGGAAGTATATCCATGATACTGTCCAAACTTTGCCAGAAACCCATATTTGGAGTAGTGGGTATGGTGTATGCCATGTTATCTATAGCCTTTTTAGGTTGTCTAGTCTGGAGTCATCACATGTTTACAGTAGGGATGGATATAGACTCTCGAGCCTACTTTAGTGCAGCTACAATGTTAATAGCCATCCCTACCGGGATAAAGGTATTCAGCTGGATAGCTACAATACTTGGAGGTATATCTAGCAGAATAAGCAGCTATGTATTATCTACTATATTTATTGGACTATTTACTATGGGAGGTGTAACCGGAATCGTATTAAGTCAAGCACCTTTGGACACTTATTTTCACGATACATACTATGTAGTAGGACATTTTCATTATGTATTATCATTAGGGGCGGTGTACGCTTTATTATCTGCAATAATTTATTGGCACGGTAAATTCACAGGAAGAATGTTAAATGAATTCCAAAATACAGTTTTTGTAATAACATTTACAATCggtgtgaatttaatattcctaccaATGCACTTCTGGGGTATAGCTGGTGTACCCAGAAGAATACCTGAAATCACCACAAATGAATGGTCCTCTATTGCTGCTTGTGGTAGC